Genomic segment of Streptomyces alboniger:
GGACTCGCTGCTGACGTCCGGCACCGGCGTCTGACGTCCGGGTACGGCTCGCAGGCTGGATCGGCCCCCGCCGGGCGGAGGCGTCCCGCTGAGGACCGCCGGGGCGCGCTCTCACCAGTGGTTGCGGTGGTCCGCTGTCGGCAGGTCCACCACCCGCACCGCCCCCGGCCAGAGGTCTGCTCCTGTGTCGTCGAGGGTTTCCAGCCGGGGGGTGGACGAGCGGGCCGCTGTGCGCAGGAGGTCCATCAGCCCCTCCCCCGTGAGTTCGTCCGGGGTCTCGGGGGTCTGTGCGCGGCCGGATCCGGTCCAGCGGCAGGCCAGTCCGGTGATGAAGTAGGCGGGAGGTTCGTCCTCGCGGCGCCACAGCACGGCCTCCCCTCGCTCTTCGAGCGTTGCCGTGCGCTCTATGTGCCGCACGGTGAAGTCCCCGAGATCAAGGGGGCACAGCGTGACGGTCCGGATGCGGAATCCCGCGTCGCGCAGCATTTCCACGGCCGTGGCCGGACTTGAGTAGCTGCCGATGGTGAGCCCCAGGTCGCAGCGGAGCGCGCGGGCGTGCGCGATGATCACGGGCGCCCACCTGAGTCCGTCGGCGCCTGCGGAGATCGACCGTTTACCCTCGGCCGCCTCGACCTCCTCGGTCATCGGTACGTAGGGAGGATTGCTGGTGACGACCAGCGGCCGGGGCAGGGGCCGCGGTGCGGTGGCCAGTAGCCGGAGGGAGTCGAGCAGCGAGAAGTCCGCTCGGGCGAAGGTGACGCGGGCGCCGGTCCGATCGGCCGCGTGGTGCTTGTCCGCCCAGGCGACGCTGTCGGCACTCGCATCGATGCCGTGGACGTGCCCGGCTCCGGAGCGGGACATCGCCGCGGCCGCCGCGCCGCTGCCCGAGCCCAAGTCGAGGAGGCCGCAGCCTGGTGTGAGGAGGTCGTGTCCGACCCAGGCCCCGGTCTCGGTGTCGGCGGGTTCGAAGAAGATTCCCTCTGACGGGGGCGGGACGAGGTCGGCGACGCCGAGATGGGTGTAGCCGCTGACGCGCGTCAGGTGTGGCATGAGGGCCTTTCCGATGCGGTGGGTTTCCCCTTGAGGTGGGCTTCCCCTTGAGGTGGGCTTCCCCTTTCGGTGGGTTTCCCCTTGAGGTGGGTTTCCAGCTGCGGCGGGATTTCCTGCGAGCGGGCGGATGACCACTCAGGCAGTGCGGCCGATCGCCCATTCGAGAACCGCCATGGCACCGGGGAGTTTCATGGCCGCCTGCGTCCAGGCCAGGGACCGCGGGCCGTCGAGGACGCTGCCGGACACCTCGTCGCCCCGGTGGGCCGGCAGATCGTGCAGGAACGACGCCTGCGGGAAGCGGCGCATCAGCACGTCGTCGACATGGAAGGGCCGGAACGTCTCGCGCCAGTTCGGATCGGGTTTGCTGGTGCCGGTGGTCTGCCAGCGCGTGGTGTAGACGATGTCGGTGTCGGGCGGGGCCAGCGCCGGGTCATCGACCTGCTCGATGACCGCCCCGACCGTGGCGGCCCGCGCCGCCGCGGCCTTCAGCTCGCTCTCCCGCACTTCGTAACCGCGCGGCGTGGCACACACCAGGTGTGCGCCCGGCACCGTGGCCAGTGCGTGGGCCAGGGCCACGGCAGTGTTGTTGCCCTCTCCCACGTAGAGCACTTTCACGCCCGTGAGGTCACCGTGCGCGAGCAGGAGGGTCGCCAGGTCACAGAGTCCTTGGGTGGGGTGCTCCTGCGCGCTCATGGCGTTGACGACGGGAATGCCGCCGTAGCGGGAGAGGTCCTTCATCTCCTCGACCGGGGCGGCCGTGCGGGCGACGAGCAGGTCGAGCATGGATCCCAGGACCCGGCCCGTGTCGTGCACCGACTCCCCGGTGTTCAGCTGAAGGTCGTGCGGGCCGTAGGCGATCGGTATCCCGCCGAGACGGATCGCGCCCACCGTGAAAGCCGTCCGCGTCCTGGTCGATGTCTTGGTGAACAGCACGCCGACCGCACTGCCGTGCAGGGGCCGCTCGTGCGCGCGCGGGTCGTGGAAGAGTTCCACGGAGCGGGCCGTCAAGGACCCCACCTCCGCGTCCGTGAGCCCGGAAAGGGAGAACAGCCCCTGCTCCGTGCGGGGTTGGGGCGGTGCGTGATAGTCCTTCATGCGTTCACTCCAGTCGCGGGGCGGATGCGCAGATTCGCCAGACGGATACTCAGAACAGCGACAGCCTCTGTCCCAGACCCATGGCCTCGGCGACCCGTCGCACTTCGGCCAGCAGGCCCACGTCGAGCACGGCCATGCCGAAGGGGTTGCTGACGACGTGACTCGTCGACGGGCGTACCGCCGGCACGGCGCCCGTGAGCACCTGGCCCAGCGTGCCTTCCAAGGCCCGTCCCGCGCCTGGTGACGGGCTGCGCGAGGGCGGCAGGACGTCCCCCTCCCCCATGAGACGCCCCAGGACCCGGCGTGGGTTCTCGGCCACGAGTGAGACATCGTCGACGTAGAGGGCCTGCGCGGTGGAAAAGGCATCGGGCAAGAGGTCGTCCAAGGAGACGTGGGCCACGAACGTGCCGGAGCCCAGCCAGCGCGCCGGGATGTAACCCTTGTCGGCCGTCGTGGTCGTCAGCAGCACCGGCGCGGCACGCACCGCCTCCTCGGTGTCCGCGTGCACCTGCACACGTATGCGCGGGTGATGTTCGTGCGCCCACCCGGCCAGGGCCCGGGCCCGTGTGCGATCCAGGTCGTGGAGATGTACCTCGGCGACCCTGGGGAAGGCCCCTGCC
This window contains:
- a CDS encoding methyltransferase domain-containing protein encodes the protein MPHLTRVSGYTHLGVADLVPPPSEGIFFEPADTETGAWVGHDLLTPGCGLLDLGSGSGAAAAAMSRSGAGHVHGIDASADSVAWADKHHAADRTGARVTFARADFSLLDSLRLLATAPRPLPRPLVVTSNPPYVPMTEEVEAAEGKRSISAGADGLRWAPVIIAHARALRCDLGLTIGSYSSPATAVEMLRDAGFRIRTVTLCPLDLGDFTVRHIERTATLEERGEAVLWRREDEPPAYFITGLACRWTGSGRAQTPETPDELTGEGLMDLLRTAARSSTPRLETLDDTGADLWPGAVRVVDLPTADHRNHW
- a CDS encoding ornithine carbamoyltransferase is translated as MKDYHAPPQPRTEQGLFSLSGLTDAEVGSLTARSVELFHDPRAHERPLHGSAVGVLFTKTSTRTRTAFTVGAIRLGGIPIAYGPHDLQLNTGESVHDTGRVLGSMLDLLVARTAAPVEEMKDLSRYGGIPVVNAMSAQEHPTQGLCDLATLLLAHGDLTGVKVLYVGEGNNTAVALAHALATVPGAHLVCATPRGYEVRESELKAAAARAATVGAVIEQVDDPALAPPDTDIVYTTRWQTTGTSKPDPNWRETFRPFHVDDVLMRRFPQASFLHDLPAHRGDEVSGSVLDGPRSLAWTQAAMKLPGAMAVLEWAIGRTA
- a CDS encoding ornithine cyclodeaminase family protein, which codes for MTEELLFLDRDAVRACAARVDLCAVTEEVLRRHAEGRTHLPSEGYLPWTNTEGAYCRSLAMLGSIDAQDGHPAAYGVKLINAATSNPAHGRERAAGISMLFDPETARPTVLAEAGWLSAARTAAYTMVSLRHLGPADWDALTVIGCGTLARAHLDLLAGAFPRVAEVHLHDLDRTRARALAGWAHEHHPRIRVQVHADTEEAVRAAPVLLTTTTADKGYIPARWLGSGTFVAHVSLDDLLPDAFSTAQALYVDDVSLVAENPRRVLGRLMGEGDVLPPSRSPSPGAGRALEGTLGQVLTGAVPAVRPSTSHVVSNPFGMAVLDVGLLAEVRRVAEAMGLGQRLSLF